A window of the Miscanthus floridulus cultivar M001 chromosome 14, ASM1932011v1, whole genome shotgun sequence genome harbors these coding sequences:
- the LOC136503383 gene encoding putative receptor protein kinase ZmPK1 produces MTEALPSKKTLPDATTMVPMPLAQRSSSTSPPIAAPAIRGSLCGHTCTGSCLVVEAVIIGLGCWLFSRRGLFRPSRVWAIEEGYKLITSNFQRYTYSEIKRATGDFTAVIGSGGSGVVYKGILEDDRVVAVKVLKNVSQSEQEFQSELSVIGRIYHMNLVRMWGCCSQGKHRILVSEYIENGSLAEMLFHREREASELDVVLGWDQRFRIALGFAKGLAYLHSECLEWIIHCDMKPENILLDKELEPKITDFGLGNRGYMAPEWVSSLPITEKVDVYSYGVVLLELVKGVRISEWVIHGVRLADTDTRMVVKAVQEKMEIRGHESCVEDLIDHRLNGEFNHVQAMAMIKVAVSFLEQDRGKRPNMSSVLQALMSVEDETTRWSICLLSSRDHQIDLRLLVSCGFMVENNFFVVAIL; encoded by the exons ATGACGGAGGCCTTGCCATCCAAGAAGACATTGCCAGATGCGACGACAATGGTGCCAATGCCGCTGGCACAGAGGTCTTCCTCAACGTCTCCACCTATAGCAGCACCAGCGATTCGGGGAAGCCTGTGTGGCCATACCTGTACGGGTTCCTGTCTCGTCGTCGAGGCGGTCATCATCGGGCTCGGCTGCTGGCTCTTCTCTAGAAGGGGCCTCTTCAGACCATCGAGGGTGTGGGCGATTGAGGAAGGATACAAGCTCATCACCAGCAACTTCCAGAGGTACACCTACTCAGAGATCAAGAGAGCCACTGGCGACTTCACCGCCGTGATCGGCAGCGGTGGCTCTGGCGTGGTCTACAAGGGGATCCTGGAGGACGACAGGGTGGTGGCCGTCAAGGTGCTCAAGAACGTGAGCCAGAGTGAGCAGGAGTTCCAGTCTGAGCTGAGCGTGATAGGGAGGATCTATCACATGAACCTGGTCAGAATGTGGGGGTGCTGTTCTCAGGGGAAACACAGGATTCTGGTCTCTGAATACATCGAGAATGGGTCACTTGCAGAGATGCTATTTCACAGGGAGAGAGAAGCATCAGAATTAGATGTTGTTCTTGGTTGGGACCAACGTTTTCGGATCGCCTTAGGCTTTGCAAAAGGATTGGCCTACCTACATAGCGAGTGCTTGGAGTGGATCATCCACTGTGACATGAAGCCTGAGAACATACTTCTGGACAAGGAACTGGAGCCCAAGATAACTGATTTCGGTCTG GGGAACCGAGGGTACATGGCGCCGGAGTGGGTGTCTAGCCTACCCATCACAGAGAAGGTTGATGTGTACAGCTACGGAGTGGTGCTGCTTGAGCTAGTGAAGGGGGTTAGGATCTCAGAGTGGGTGATCCATGGGGTTAGGTTAGCTGACACGGATACTAGGATGGTTGTGAAGGCAGTCCAGGAGAAGATGGAGATCCGTGGTCACGAAAGCTGCGTGGAAGACCTTATCGACCATCGGCTGAATGGTGAGTTCAATCATGTGCAAGCCATGGCGATGATTAAGGTCGCCGTTTCATTCCTGGAGCAAGACAGGGGCAAGCGGCCCAACATGAGCTCTGTTTTGCAGGCACTCATGTCAGTGGAAGATGAAACAACAAGGTGGTCGATCTGTTTGCTCTCCTCAAGGGATCATCAAATTGATTTGCGGCTGCTGGTGTCTTGTGGATTTATGGTTGAAAACAATTTTTTTGTCGTCGCGATCCTCTGA